The sequence below is a genomic window from Pygocentrus nattereri isolate fPygNat1 chromosome 16, fPygNat1.pri, whole genome shotgun sequence.
GCCGCAGTGTTGCGTGGTAACGTGGCGTCCATAGGAGGGGCATGGGGCTCTTGCACTCTTCAGTTGCCCCAGTAGGGGGAGCTGCCATAGCTAGACTTGTTGACCTGGGTCTTCTGCTGCATGCTGCTGGTCTGGCTCCTCTGACTTGGTCCACCCTGCACACATAAGATCACTCAATTCACTGCCAGGCCAGGCTGCACATAACATTTTTGAACATGTAGCAGAGGTTCTGTAGAAGTTGGCAGACATTGTGGTACACGTTTCATTTTTGTACACACAAAAACTGCACaaaaactacacacaacacAAGTATAAAGCTCAGTAAGTGAAActattgtaaaaaaataaattgtaaaaaataaacagaagtagCGTGAAACATTTGTAGTGTAATACTCATTTTGTGAAATGTACAATGAACACATCTCCTAAATAACTCATTCCCTACAAGgaatatgcatttttaattatatcagcttatacaaaaaaaaaaaaaaaaaaaaaaacacacacacacacacacacacaacattggATAAAGGCAGCAGGAGATGACAACTTTTGAATCCAAAGTCACCGTTAGAAGGCCTTTTTTTTGCAGCTAGCagaccatacacacacaaatccgAAGTACCCGGAGGAAATCCAtgcagacactgggagaacatgtaaactccacacagaaaggaccctggttaaCCGGCCAGGAATCGAACTCAGGCCGTGTCAGCGCTAGCTAGCAAACCATAACACCTTAaattgttagctactagcttgctagatatacatatacatatacatacatacacacacacacacacacacacacacacacacacacacacacacacacacacacacacacacacacaaatgaaattGCACAGTTAAAGACATCCACATCGTGATTTTATTGTCTTTACACAATAAAAATCTcggttttctctttttttttttccttcatacCCGTACATAACTCGGCTGTTGCTCACGACACAATATAAGCTGCTTGTGTCCTGACTTTCTCTGAGGTCCTACGTCACATACGCAATCAAAAaagatttataaaaataaaccatGCATAATATACTTTTCCCTGTTCGTAGTCAGTTGAATGAGTAAGGATATTCTACAGCCGTTAACATGTTGTGGGTTCATACTTCTGTATATGTGTGACTGACCTGTCCATCCTGGGTAAGGTGGTGGTGCAGCAGCTGAGAGTGGGGCTGCTGGTGAGCAGGCAGGATGTGAAGGAAAGGAGCTGGGGCATATCCAGGGGCACCACCGGGGGTCAAAGGCCCAGTACCCCCAAGAGCCGAGGGGAGGTTGAAGGGAGGAGGAGTGCCAGCATGGAAACCCTGTTTATCAAAGGACTGCAGGTCATAgatggagaaaaagaacaaagacaAAGAATCTCACAGAGGTCACGTACCGCATGTGAACGATTGAATCAGTAAAATCGGCAACACAACAATAACCCATGTTGTGAAGCAATGTTACCTGAGTCTTGTTGTAAACAGTTCCACTGATATCTGGTACACCAGAGTTACTGGACGTCACAGAGACACCTGTGGACAGTGTAAAATGTTTATCATTAAACGTGAAGAGAACTCTGTGTGGGTGATAAATACCTCAATCCCATAATATCATTTCAACCTCCAAAATaaatgtgttacatcacctttccctGGACCAGAGGCAGCAGATTTGGCCTGTGTCTGAGAGGAGTTGCTGTACCCTTTACTGTATTCCGCTCCCGCTGGGCCTTGTGTCAGGTCATCATACCCTGCgcagaaagacaaacagagacaTGTGATTAAGTCCTTTATTTCAGTCTACACCTACAGGTGGCCAGTATGACCATGGTACAATTATCTAAATAAATTACGTCACAATACGCTTTTCTGAGTACATCATCTGTATTGCTCAAGTACTGAACATTTATCTTAGGCTACATTTAGGCTATATGTAACAGGCCGAAACCTGTTGGGTTGTCCACATTCTTTTTCATGAGCCCTTCAGCTAATATTAGTCTGAACTGACCTGCACATCCAAAAGAACACTGATCCACCCTACATGCTCATCCAAAAGACTGTCCACTACATTTCCTCTAGATTAACAGACTCCCATCATATTACACTAAACTTGAGCAAACTAATACTTTTAACTAAACCACCATGCTGGACAAAGTTGGTTTTATTTGTGGAAGAAGACCACACACagtagtttattttgtttacctGCCTTGAAGAAGAATGCTAGCAAAAAGGCGCAAACTAGGAGCCAAAACAGTGACATAATACATGCTGCACAAAGAAATTTAATCTGATGAGGCTCCTTTGACTCCTTTGGTTCTCCCTTGCACATATCACATATTCTATACATAAGTCTATGACCAACCTGAGCTAAAGGTGTGCTGGCCATAGCCACTGGGCTGCTGGAATGGTGTGGAGGGGTTGCTCAGGCCCATGCCATGCTGCTTGGCAGAGGCCGGGGGCATGAACATAGTGGGGCCGTACTGGAATGCACTAGGGACTCCAGGCACTCCGGGGTAGTAGGGCAGGCCCGTGTAGCTGTAGCCAGGGGGCAGAGCAGGATTGAGGAAGGCCTGCTGGGTGCTATGGTGTCCCTGTGGCTGTGGCTGGCTCTGGCCTTGGCTCTGAGCCTGTGGGGGCTGCGCTGCCTGGGGAGTGTGAGCAGCTGACAGGCTGGTAGGGGGTGCCGGAGAGGTGGAGTCGCCCCTGCCAAACTTTGGCACTTCAcctttaagagaaaaaaaaaaaaaaaaaaaaaaaaaagagagcaagCCTTTATGTGTCTGGTTGCTTAGAGGGTAACACAGTGATCTATAGGTATGGATGACTATATGATGGTCATATCcatgaaatgaaaatttattcaattaaaataaattttaaaaagtttcacTAAAAAACAAGGGGACAAAGTGGTACTGGGTTACCTGAGTAAGGATTACTGGCTAGGCTTCCATCTCTGCTAGACAACGTTGCAGTGGGCCCTGGGAATGTGATTCCATAATAATCCTGTCGGATGACAAGAGTGTAAAGTGTGATTATAATGAGTGGCAAGGCAAATAAAACAGGCATCAATTCAGGAGAGTGCATAAACTGTACGTGTGCAGCTTTATATTTAATCTGTTTAGCAATTTTTAAATTCAATGTGTTATAAGCAGTACATTCTACATAATGAAACAGTGTTTTAGCATTAAACAGAAGAAAGCCATTATCTCGCTATAGCACCGCAACAGTGTGAGAACGGCACCTTATAAAAAGTTTATccagactaaaatcctttggGTTGCTCTAAAGCGTATGAGGCTCCAGTCCCTGCGGACCAAGACTCCGCAGACTTCAGCACAGTACCtaattaaacacacctgattcagctcatcagcaagGCCtttatgaactgaattcagagggttaagatgagggtaaatgctaTTCTCCATATCGCTTTGCATTGAAGGTCTCCGACATGCCCACTCTTAAGCATTACTTGATGAATTTGCCAAACAGGAATTTATACTTCTGTATGAGAACTGATTATTTTATccaatttttatttcatttatctgTGATCTAATAATACCTATCGTCTTTAAATGGTAGTTTAATTAGCTCCATAATTAGAAATGTCAGGTTTTATTTGTCACTTTGGTTGATAATGGGTCGGTTTAGGTCAGTTTCCCGGAGACATTTGTTGGGCTTTGGTCAGCTTCAgacacaaaacataaaaagacaAAGCTCTTTATTTGTATCTGGACCAAAAGTTTTATGTCTGATTAAAGCTCTAACAAGGACTCACCATTGGTAGTCTGGACTGCAGCATGTGGAGGTCCTCATAACCATAGATTTGCTGTAAGACAAACAAATAAGAGTCAGAACTCATATAGGCTCCCCCAAACTTGTGTTAGGCAGacaacagacacacaaaaaaaatatataaatctcACATGCAATtcataatttacattttaaatgatgtgtgaTCAGCACAGATTTATCAGCTCACAAACATACAAATTACAGCAGTAGTTTTGGCAAAGCATTATCACTACTACTccagcaacaataataacactCCACTCTGCTATATTTAACACAGACAGATATTTATATGCATGCGAGTCATCTCTAAAAGCACTCAGcccaaaaacagaaacacagtcacacatATACAGTCAACAACACCACTGTTTCTCGACCCCAGTCATGAAATCTACACAGGCTTGCACATTTCACTGCTTTAAACACTCCAGTTCAGCTGATTTAAATAAGCTCTTCCAGAGTTAAAGTGGCTGTATTAGGGCAAGGAACAAAGCAAATGGTTCAGGGCAGGAACAGGATGCTTTAGCTGCTTCAGGATTTATGTTCAACATGAATTCCAGACACTGTCTCTTCCAGACAAGGGAATATTGTCCTGTTCTGATATAACAGGACTGTGTCACTTACTGGGTATGCAGGCAGCAGGCCTCCAGGACCCATGATATACTGGTTGGGCAGCAGGGGAGGAACCCCCTGAGACAAGTTAGGGGGAGCTTTTCCTATAGAGCAACAGTGAAAACATCATTAGCCAAAATGAACAGACCCAAATAAAGATGAGTCATAGAATCTCTGACATAAACTAATTTATGAAATGACATTCATTGCCTTTACTGCATTAAGGCCTTACTTGACGAAAAGAATCTGCTATGTTAATCCAAAGTAAACTCCTAACCTTTGTAAAGGcagttttatattttacatcatTGTGCTCTTTTGATGCCACTGTTATACAGGTAAAatagacagacattcacaccccgcagaaataaaacacaacTTTCATTTTGCTTAGCTATTGCATACATAGTGGTGAGAGTAACAGCGCAATCAAGCTACTTTACTATTGCAAGTTGCATGTTAAAGCAGCTCAAAATACCAAAGAGACTATAAAAGAAGTacaaaaaactgatttaaaaaaaaaaaaaaaaaaaaaaaaaaaaaaaaaaaaaaaaaaaaaaaaatcaggaccTTCTTATACTGGGGCCTAAAACTTCTGAAACACAGATCATGTCTCACCAGTAGAGGAGGACAGCAGAGGTGCTGTCCTGACAGCAGAGGGTGCTGTGGTGCCATTGCCACTGAGCCCCAGAGATGAGGAGTGCAGGCTGCTGTTGCCGCTACCCACACTGCTCACGCTGCTGCTGGGCAGAGCCGACACTGACGCAGAGGAGAACGCTACCGAAGATGGAGCCAGAGAACTCACACTGTCCACACTAGTGTACTAAAGGCAAGAACGGCAGAGTGGATGGAGATTAGAGAGCATGAGAGCGAAAGAAATATTATATACAGttgcatgttatttttatttttcactatttGTAAACACCAGCTTCCTTTTATATTGCGGGAAACTTTTATGAATAGATCAACAGAAATCATACAAAAGTACttgcaatatatattttttctcatGCTGAAAAGTTACCAGTTTACATTAATGAGTGCTACTGTTATGACACCATTACACTCACTGTTAGTGAAGAGCTGGTGCAAAGTGCTGATACTGAGGAGTGGCCACTGCTCACATGGCTGCTGGGGAAAAGAGGTTGTAAAAACACACAGGCTGAAAATTACTCATGTATATTAAGGCCCAACCAAAATTTTGAGGCCGATAGGTTTTTGGGGGCtaataattctaataaaataactttataaaatgtatatttacatttgatatTTCAATAGTTTGAGTTAGTGTTTTACTGACAAATCATTTTCAGTTCTCAATTAACTTCTTAAATGCAATTTAGCAACAGAAATTAGTCTTAAATAGCATAATGTGACCAAGAAGGTGCTGtactttttgtttctgtttatcaCCTTCTAATTTTTCATTAATtcccttacaaaaaaaaaagttttttgtatTATAATATTCCTGTGACAAAAATTAGGTCTGGatgcattttgtatgttttttctaAAACTTACTATGatgatgttttgtgttcaggTACACCAGCCTGTGTTACGGTCATATCATTAAACAAAGAGTGCCTCATGCACACTAACGGTTATATCAGTTGATACCAATAAAACAGCGGGTCACTAAAACCAACTGATAAGTTGGGCCAAATGGCCATTCCATCAGAGTTTAGGGACTGAGAGGAGAGGGTAAAAGTGCCAAACAGGCTCACCTGCTGAGGGGTGGCAGGCTGGCCGAGGGCAACTCAGGGGCCAGGCTGGATAGAGCTGAGCTGTGGGGGGTAACTGAGGCGGGCAGCAGAGATGAGGGGGCAGAAGGGGCAACACTGGTGGTGCTGCTGCCCAAAGAGGGAGACTCTGGCTTTGGAGTGGAGGAACTCGATGTAGCTAAAAGCAGGAGGGGAGGAGAAAAGGTTATGGCATgctaaaacagaaagcagcatACAAATCTTTAAATCAAAGCTTTAGATTGGCATGCCAGAAACATAAACATCGCAAGAACCCTGATAAATTCTGATCAGaatcaccaaaaaaaaacttcacttaCAATCTAAAGCAGCAGAGGTCCTCACACCATTAAAACCGTTCTGctagaagagaaaaaaataaaataaaaataaatcttcaTATAAAGTTATTGTTCTTACATAGATCCTCAACTTCAGAATACTATGCAAGATAATATAATcagtattattaatattattgacATTATCAAGCTGCTTTTAAAACCAGGTTATAAAAACACTGTGATTAGTATATGCTGAGCATATTGCATCTTCTTTTTCATTATTCTGtcatttcaatatttttttccacCCCATTTAAAAGCCTATTCAGCTTTTCAGTGTGTGGCTCATCTTTCTGCACAGAGcactaaaatgaaaattaaataaaatgaaaggttctacataaataaaggattcattaaaataattataataggaatgttagtagtagtagtagtactggAGACAAAATACAAAAGCCACAAATTATTACTAATGTCAGCGGTGTTCATCACATCTTTGATGACATTATTCAGTGCCAAGCTGATGGCATTAAACTCTAACTCACAGTCACAGGTCCAGAGGGCTCCTTGTTCTGAGAGAAGGTCAGTCGTGAGTGTGGAGCCACTCCACAGTCAAAACTGTTCCCCGCTGATGAGGCCgctgaggatgatgaggaggaagaggaggaggtgggCACCGTGGCAGCGCTGGGAGTGGTCAAAGAAGAGGCTAGGCTTGGCAGAGCCACGGAGGGAGATGGGTAGATGCTGTCAGAAGAGGCCAAAGGCAGCAGCAGCGGGACAGGATTGGCAAGAGATTCACTGCAGGGACAGAGATACAACACTATTAATGTGCAATCATTCAACAAATGAGTCTTGCAGAACCAGACATGATCTCATAACGAGAATACACATCTGAGGACAATGtgtaaatttatgtaaatttatGGACAATTTATGTAGaacctttcattttatttactttgatGCTGAAATTCAGTGGAAAAACAAGGGGACACTCCATCTTAAACCCCCCCTAAAGCAGACAGAGTGAAATTCAAACGCTCTGAttaccaaaaatgtatttaatgcaAGGTGTAAGCAGGCCCTACTTAGGAATAAAGAGCAAAACATTATTACCTGCATTTATCTATAGTACACACTTAACATAACAGATGTCAACATCAATAGCTAGACTGACCTGATAGGCTTGGAGTAGAGGCTGCTCTGAGTCTGAGGAACAGGTGCAGCCTCTCGTGTAGCTTCACTGGTGCAGTTCTCCGGTTGGCTGAAGTCTGGCAGTGCCGACTCGGAGCCGAAATCCAGAGCACCAAACTGCACATTGAGCCCAGATACATCTGCAGAACCAGGCATCTCCACCGCAGAGGAAGGAATCTATGCAAGCAAAGGGTATTTTGAACCACATGACCACTATTGTAGTctactgaaaaacagccctatAAGGCTGCAGCAGCACACAGTTTAATTTCCCAGATGGTAATACAGCTGGTTCAACTCAACTAATTAACAAGCTCTTTGTGAAATCAGCTACATCGAAGCAAAGTGCATCCAAGACCATAGAGCGCTGTGGATCTCCAGGGAAGGAGTACAGAACATGTACAGCATTTTACAGAAATGTTCTCACACCTATAAAATTCACTTGCCTACTCATTAAACCATGTAACAAGATACAGGTCTGCATTACTTTTCTCACTGACAAACACATCTTTTTGGATGCCATCCAGCCACCTGCATAACGATACTAGACAAGTGACAAAAGTATAAAGCAGAGAAAACGCACTCTCACCTTGGATGTAGTAGGTATCCTTCTTTTCTGCGACTTAATCTGCCGGTGTTGTGTGCTGCTGGCCTGAGGGTCAGCAGCTTGCGTGTGGGCCATGGGGGGCTGAGATGGCTCTGGTGCTTTGGAGAAGGCCTCCAATGGACCTTGAGTGGGTGAGGGTCCACTCAGTGGAGGTGGGCTGGGCTGCCTGGCCAGAGGCAGAGGGCTTGTGTGGCTCAGAGAGCTCTGCTGCCGCTGGCTCAGCTGGCTTAGCACCAAGGAGGGCTCTGGTTGCATCTTAAACTCCCCTATAGTGCAGAGAGGCGAGAACAAATCACATGCTGTGTTTCGATGGCTTTGGAAGAGTGGAAGAGTCAGAGAAAGGCTAGGAGAAGTGCAGACAAGAGCTGAAAGATATGGTGTCATGCAGTATTAACATGTGCAAGAGTGCCTCTAAAATGGTGCGCAAGTGAAATAACCTGGTACTCACGACTGAATTGGGAGGGCAGTGAGGCAGAGCTCTGTGTTCCAGGAGGTTTGATGTCCCAGGAGGAAGAGGGGACAGAGATCCCTGTCCCCGCCAGCCCCCCTACAGGGGTGCAGTTGGCCCCTGTACTAGGAGACTGGGAGGTAAGCTGCCCAAGTCCTGGTCCCTTCAGTTGCTCCAGTATCTGTTGTCCGGCGGTCTGCCCAAGCTTAGGACCACCCAGCTCCCCAAATCCAGAACCCAAGACTGAGGACtggcacaaaaacacaaattgagaatgagaaaaaacacTGACAGTGTTCTTGCGAAACATACATTTACAAATCAGTCTCAGTCACCAACCACAAGCTAGACATTAAGTGAATAGCTTCACAGACCCTAATTAAGTTTCTGCCTAAAGTAAAAAATTGGTGATTCACCACTGGCATTGCTATTTGGTCCATGTTTGGAAAACCAGCCCAAGATGTTTCATCTAGAGAACTATCTGCTTAGGCAATGTGAAGACCCAAAACATTGTTGCCAATGTCTCACCAGGGTGGCAT
It includes:
- the ubap2a gene encoding ubiquitin-associated protein 2a isoform X3 codes for the protein MMTSLGGDRARGTRDKVLPTTTQITQPQKQLQATAEQIRLAQMIYDKNDADFEDKVNQLMEVTGKNQDECMVALHDCNEDVNRAINFLLEGTSDTTSWETVGKKKSLGKDSISSESKENKENREKRGEKESSKARGGANRRGKGASRKGPARAEENGVDSAPVERGADRSRRGRGKVSGGRGRGRAPGASRFTAQGMGTFNPADYTTDSGTTNSHADVWESGANDTTDGTVAWRNTLEDWTAEEWNEDVGLSETKVFTSSCAPPAENHITPGQSLDLASLLQKPAGREELGNMKPASSQGLGHSLVFTNSHHQPTRNGGTTTGSPSYAHATLSSVLGSGFGELGGPKLGQTAGQQILEQLKGPGLGQLTSQSPSTGANCTPVGGLAGTGISVPSSSWDIKPPGTQSSASLPSQFSREFKMQPEPSLVLSQLSQRQQSSLSHTSPLPLARQPSPPPLSGPSPTQGPLEAFSKAPEPSQPPMAHTQAADPQASSTQHRQIKSQKRRIPTTSKIPSSAVEMPGSADVSGLNVQFGALDFGSESALPDFSQPENCTSEATREAAPVPQTQSSLYSKPISESLANPVPLLLPLASSDSIYPSPSVALPSLASSLTTPSAATVPTSSSSSSSSSAASSAGNSFDCGVAPHSRLTFSQNKEPSGPVTNGFNGVRTSAALDSTSSSSTPKPESPSLGSSTTSVAPSAPSSLLPASVTPHSSALSSLAPELPSASLPPLSSSHVSSGHSSVSALCTSSSLTYTSVDSVSSLAPSSVAFSSASVSALPSSSVSSVGSGNSSLHSSSLGLSGNGTTAPSAVRTAPLLSSSTGKAPPNLSQGVPPLLPNQYIMGPGGLLPAYPQIYGYEDLHMLQSRLPMDYYGITFPGPTATLSSRDGSLASNPYSGEVPKFGRGDSTSPAPPTSLSAAHTPQAAQPPQAQSQGQSQPQPQGHHSTQQAFLNPALPPGYSYTGLPYYPGVPGVPSAFQYGPTMFMPPASAKQHGMGLSNPSTPFQQPSGYGQHTFSSGYDDLTQGPAGAEYSKGYSNSSQTQAKSAASGPGKGVSVTSSNSGVPDISGTVYNKTQSFDKQGFHAGTPPPFNLPSALGGTGPLTPGGAPGYAPAPFLHILPAHQQPHSQLLHHHLTQDGQGGPSQRSQTSSMQQKTQVNKSSYGSSPYWGN
- the ubap2a gene encoding ubiquitin-associated protein 2a isoform X4, with protein sequence MMTSLGGDRARGTRDKVLPTTTQITQPQKQLQATAEQIRLAQMIYDKNDADFEDKVNQLMEVTGKNQDECMVALHDCNEDVNRAINFLLEGTSDTTSWETVGKKKSLGKDSISSESKENKENREKRGEKESSKARGGANRRGKGASRKGPARAEENGVDSAPVERGADRSRRGRGKVSGGRGRGRAPGASRFTAQGMGTFNPADYTTDSGTTNSHADVWESGANDTTDGTVAWRNTLEDWTAEEWNEDVGLSETKVFTSSCAPPAENHITPGQSLDLASLLQKPAGREELGNMKPASSQGLGHSLVFTNSHHQPTRNGGTTTGSPSYAHATLSSVLGSGFGELGGPKLGQTAGQQILEQLKGPGLGQLTSQSPSTGANCTPVGGLAGTGISVPSSSWDIKPPGTQSSASLPSQFSREFKMQPEPSLVLSQLSQRQQSSLSHTSPLPLARQPSPPPLSGPSPTQGPLEAFSKAPEPSQPPMAHTQAADPQASSTQHRQIKSQKRRIPTTSKIPSSAVEMPGSADVSGLNVQFGALDFGSESALPDFSQPENCTSEATREAAPVPQTQSSLYSKPISESLANPVPLLLPLASSDSIYPSPSVALPSLASSLTTPSAATVPTSSSSSSSSSAASSAGNSFDCGVAPHSRLTFSQNKEPSGPVTNGFNGVRTSAALDSTSSSSTPKPESPSLGSSTTSVAPSAPSSLLPASVTPHSSALSSLAPELPSASLPPLSSHVSSGHSSVSALCTSSSLTYTSVDSVSSLAPSSVAFSSASVSALPSSSVSSVGSGNSSLHSSSLGLSGNGTTAPSAVRTAPLLSSSTGKAPPNLSQGVPPLLPNQYIMGPGGLLPAYPQIYGYEDLHMLQSRLPMDYYGITFPGPTATLSSRDGSLASNPYSGEVPKFGRGDSTSPAPPTSLSAAHTPQAAQPPQAQSQGQSQPQPQGHHSTQQAFLNPALPPGYSYTGLPYYPGVPGVPSAFQYGPTMFMPPASAKQHGMGLSNPSTPFQQPSGYGQHTFSSGYDDLTQGPAGAEYSKGYSNSSQTQAKSAASGPGKGVSVTSSNSGVPDISGTVYNKTQSFDKQGFHAGTPPPFNLPSALGGTGPLTPGGAPGYAPAPFLHILPAHQQPHSQLLHHHLTQDGQGGPSQRSQTSSMQQKTQVNKSSYGSSPYWGN
- the ubap2a gene encoding ubiquitin-associated protein 2a isoform X5; its protein translation is MMTSLGGDRARGTRDKVLPTTTQITQPQKQLQATAEQIRLAQMIYDKNDADFEDKVNQLMEVTGKNQDECMVALHDCNEDVNRAINFLLEGTSDTTSWETVGKKKSLGKDSISSESKENKENREKRGEKESSKARGGANRRGKGASRKGPARAEENGVDSAPVERGADRSRRGRGKVSGGRGRGRAPGASRFTAQGMGTFNPADYTTDSGTTNSHADVWESGANDTTDGTVAWRNTLEDWTAEEWNEDVGLSETKVFTSSCAPPAENHITPGQSLDLASLLQKPAGREELGNMKPASSQGLGHSLVFTNSHHQPTRNGGTTTGSPSYAHATLSSVLGSGFGELGGPKLGQTAGQQILEQLKGPGLGQLTSQSPSTGANCTPVGGLAGTGISVPSSSWDIKPPGTQSSASLPSQFSREFKMQPEPSLVLSQLSQRQQSSLSHTSPLPLARQPSPPPLSGPSPTQGPLEAFSKAPEPSQPPMAHTQAADPQASSTQHRQIKSQKRRIPTTSKIPSSAVEMPGSADVSGLNVQFGALDFGSESALPDFSQPENCTSEATREAAPVPQTQSSLYSKPISESLANPVPLLLPLASSDSIYPSPSVALPSLASSLTTPSAATVPTSSSSSSSSSAASSAGNSFDCGVAPHSRLTFSQNKEPSGPVTQNGFNGVRTSAALDSTSSSSTPKPESPSLGSSTTSVAPSAPSSLLPASVTPHSSALSSLAPELPSASLPPLSSSHVSSGHSSVSALCTSSSLTYTSVDSVSSLAPSSVAFSSASVSALPSSSVSSVGSGNSSLHSSSLGLSGNGTTAPSAVRTAPLLSSSTGKAPPNLSQGVPPLLPNQYIMGPGGLLPAYPQIYGYEDLHMLQSRLPMDYYGITFPGPTATLSSRDGSLASNPYSGEVPKFGRGDSTSPAPPTSLSAAHTPQAAQPPQAQSQGQSQPQPQGHHSTQQAFLNPALPPGYSYTGLPYYPGVPGVPSAFQYGPTMFMPPASAKQHGMGLSNPSTPFQQPSGYGQHTFSSGYDDLTQGPAGAEYSKGYSNSSQTQAKSAASGPGKGVSVTSSNSGVPDISGTVYNKTQGFHAGTPPPFNLPSALGGTGPLTPGGAPGYAPAPFLHILPAHQQPHSQLLHHHLTQDGQGGPSQRSQTSSMQQKTQVNKSSYGSSPYWGN
- the ubap2a gene encoding ubiquitin-associated protein 2a isoform X1, whose product is MMTSLGGDRARGTRDKVLPTTTQITQPQKQLQATAEQIRLAQMIYDKNDADFEDKVNQLMEVTGKNQDECMVALHDCNEDVNRAINFLLEGTSDTTSWETVGKKKSLGKDSISSESKENKENREKRGEKESSKARGGANRRGKGASRKGPARAEENGVDSAPVERGADRSRRGRGKVSGGRGRGRAPGASRFTAQGMGTFNPADYTTDSGTTNSHADVWESGANDTTDGTVAWRNTLEDWTAEEWNEDVGLSETKVFTSSCAPPAENHITPGQSLDLASLLQKPAGREELGNMKPASSQGLGHSLVFTNSHHQPTRNGGTTTGSPSYAHATLSSVLGSGFGELGGPKLGQTAGQQILEQLKGPGLGQLTSQSPSTGANCTPVGGLAGTGISVPSSSWDIKPPGTQSSASLPSQFSREFKMQPEPSLVLSQLSQRQQSSLSHTSPLPLARQPSPPPLSGPSPTQGPLEAFSKAPEPSQPPMAHTQAADPQASSTQHRQIKSQKRRIPTTSKIPSSAVEMPGSADVSGLNVQFGALDFGSESALPDFSQPENCTSEATREAAPVPQTQSSLYSKPISESLANPVPLLLPLASSDSIYPSPSVALPSLASSLTTPSAATVPTSSSSSSSSSAASSAGNSFDCGVAPHSRLTFSQNKEPSGPVTQNGFNGVRTSAALDSTSSSSTPKPESPSLGSSTTSVAPSAPSSLLPASVTPHSSALSSLAPELPSASLPPLSSSHVSSGHSSVSALCTSSSLTYTSVDSVSSLAPSSVAFSSASVSALPSSSVSSVGSGNSSLHSSSLGLSGNGTTAPSAVRTAPLLSSSTGKAPPNLSQGVPPLLPNQYIMGPGGLLPAYPQIYGYEDLHMLQSRLPMDYYGITFPGPTATLSSRDGSLASNPYSGEVPKFGRGDSTSPAPPTSLSAAHTPQAAQPPQAQSQGQSQPQPQGHHSTQQAFLNPALPPGYSYTGLPYYPGVPGVPSAFQYGPTMFMPPASAKQHGMGLSNPSTPFQQPSGYGQHTFSSGYDDLTQGPAGAEYSKGYSNSSQTQAKSAASGPGKGVSVTSSNSGVPDISGTVYNKTQSFDKQGFHAGTPPPFNLPSALGGTGPLTPGGAPGYAPAPFLHILPAHQQPHSQLLHHHLTQDGQGGPSQRSQTSSMQQKTQVNKSSYGSSPYWGN
- the ubap2a gene encoding ubiquitin-associated protein 2a isoform X2 — its product is MMTSLGGDRARGTRDKVLPTTTQITQPQKQLQATAEQIRLAQMIYDKNDADFEDKVNQLMEVTGKNQDECMVALHDCNEDVNRAINFLLEGTSDTTSWETVGKKKSLGKDSISSESKENKENREKRGEKESSKARGGANRRGKGASRKGPARAEENGVDSAPVERGADRSRRGRGKVSGGRGRGRAPGASRFTAQGMGTFNPADYTTDSGTTNSHADVWESGANDTTDGTVAWRNTLEDWTAEEWNEDVGLSETKVFTSSCAPPAENHITPGQSLDLASLLQKPAGREELGNMKPASSQGLGHSLVFTNSHHQPTRNGGTTTGSPSYAHATLSSVLGSGFGELGGPKLGQTAGQQILEQLKGPGLGQLTSQSPSTGANCTPVGGLAGTGISVPSSSWDIKPPGTQSSASLPSQFSREFKMQPEPSLVLSQLSQRQQSSLSHTSPLPLARQPSPPPLSGPSPTQGPLEAFSKAPEPSQPPMAHTQAADPQASSTQHRQIKSQKRRIPTTSKIPSSAVEMPGSADVSGLNVQFGALDFGSESALPDFSQPENCTSEATREAAPVPQTQSSLYSKPISESLANPVPLLLPLASSDSIYPSPSVALPSLASSLTTPSAATVPTSSSSSSSSSAASSAGNSFDCGVAPHSRLTFSQNKEPSGPVTQNGFNGVRTSAALDSTSSSSTPKPESPSLGSSTTSVAPSAPSSLLPASVTPHSSALSSLAPELPSASLPPLSSHVSSGHSSVSALCTSSSLTYTSVDSVSSLAPSSVAFSSASVSALPSSSVSSVGSGNSSLHSSSLGLSGNGTTAPSAVRTAPLLSSSTGKAPPNLSQGVPPLLPNQYIMGPGGLLPAYPQIYGYEDLHMLQSRLPMDYYGITFPGPTATLSSRDGSLASNPYSGEVPKFGRGDSTSPAPPTSLSAAHTPQAAQPPQAQSQGQSQPQPQGHHSTQQAFLNPALPPGYSYTGLPYYPGVPGVPSAFQYGPTMFMPPASAKQHGMGLSNPSTPFQQPSGYGQHTFSSGYDDLTQGPAGAEYSKGYSNSSQTQAKSAASGPGKGVSVTSSNSGVPDISGTVYNKTQSFDKQGFHAGTPPPFNLPSALGGTGPLTPGGAPGYAPAPFLHILPAHQQPHSQLLHHHLTQDGQGGPSQRSQTSSMQQKTQVNKSSYGSSPYWGN